One Nitrospinota bacterium genomic region harbors:
- a CDS encoding lysophospholipid acyltransferase family protein: protein MKRLLKRALQGYIAPFIIFLMMLFCGYTQRIRIIGKENNDFMLKNGCIVALWHCHLFYVPFHLRWRKRFYVLVSPSSDGDIMDGMLRLLGFFTVRGSTHENPRSSLLGMARRLKKEREQGAAASMVADGSRGPARKSQPGSVFLAKLTGLPIVPIAYEAEKGKRLRTWDKTLFPYPFTRITVAVGSPIYIDNKADSEELMRNNLELENELNRLTETAASSFPS from the coding sequence GTGAAACGACTGCTTAAAAGAGCCCTTCAGGGGTATATCGCACCGTTCATCATTTTTCTCATGATGCTCTTTTGCGGATATACGCAAAGGATAAGGATAATCGGGAAAGAGAACAACGATTTCATGCTCAAGAACGGCTGCATCGTTGCCTTGTGGCATTGCCACCTCTTTTACGTCCCTTTTCACCTCAGATGGCGAAAGAGGTTTTACGTCCTCGTCTCCCCAAGTTCCGACGGAGATATCATGGACGGCATGTTGCGCCTCCTTGGATTTTTCACCGTGAGAGGGTCGACACACGAGAATCCTCGAAGCTCCCTCCTTGGCATGGCGCGAAGGCTCAAAAAGGAACGCGAGCAGGGAGCCGCCGCTTCAATGGTGGCGGACGGTTCGCGCGGCCCCGCGAGAAAATCACAGCCCGGCTCGGTCTTCCTGGCCAAACTCACCGGATTGCCTATCGTACCTATCGCGTATGAAGCGGAGAAAGGAAAGAGGCTGAGAACCTGGGACAAGACCCTTTTCCCCTACCCTTTCACAAGGATAACCGTCGCCGTTGGAAGCCCGATATACATCGACAACAAGGCCGACTCGGAGGAGCTCATGAGAAATAATCTTGAGCTGGAAAACGAACTGAACCGGCTGACGGAAACCGCGGCCTCGTCCTTCCCGTCATGA
- a CDS encoding GreA/GreB family elongation factor has protein sequence MFEKTIERLEEELMKLNYQFTVEIPKELNTAVALGDLSENAEYHAAKEKKRNCERRLSMIKGRIRDLKKLDISKISKSGVGLGSIVTLEDLDSGEEKIYELAVADDVDAENGKISIMAPVGKALLGKQVDDEVVINIPAGKKEYVVTKLVTIHDRSDL, from the coding sequence ATGTTTGAAAAAACCATTGAAAGGCTGGAAGAAGAGCTGATGAAGCTGAACTACCAGTTTACGGTCGAAATACCGAAAGAGCTCAATACCGCGGTTGCGCTTGGGGACCTGAGCGAAAACGCCGAGTATCACGCGGCAAAGGAAAAAAAACGGAACTGCGAGAGAAGACTGTCGATGATAAAGGGGCGCATCCGGGATCTTAAAAAGCTCGACATCTCCAAAATTTCAAAAAGCGGGGTAGGGCTCGGAAGCATAGTAACCCTCGAGGACCTCGATTCCGGCGAGGAGAAGATCTACGAACTGGCCGTGGCGGACGACGTGGACGCGGAGAACGGCAAGATTTCCATCATGGCACCGGTAGGGAAGGCTCTCCTTGGGAAACAGGTTGACGACGAGGTGGTAATAAACATCCCAGCCGGCAAAAAGGAGTATGTGGTCACAAAGCTAGTCACCATTCACGACCGTTCGGATCTGTAG
- a CDS encoding 3-deoxy-D-manno-octulosonic acid transferase: protein MIHFFYNLLLLILLPFILPYFIYRVAIGKESADSLREKMGFIKSPPPPGGGIWVHAVSVGETNVSIPLIDTLLREYKDKTITFSASTSTGMGLARSKLKRQMDENPGRLNIIHFPYDFPFAVKASLRHIDPATFIFFETEIWPNFLHQCRNRGVATVLVNGRISDRSMTRYMKARIFIAPYISSITLLLMQSQKDLEKIVILGARPETVKVCGNMKFDQSLQKVHSREEIRREFQIPLDVPVIIYSSTHSGEDRPLLEAFLRLREKINALFAIIAPRHPNRADEISDICKTVGIYPARRSNREKPDTLLLLDTIGELGNLYGATDIAVIGGSFIPHGGQNPLEASSWKIPVLFGPHMENFRTITPQLIDAGAAFETADIKELETEIERLLKDEPERKRAGLAGYETILNNRGALKNSFIEISKLIRNKESVKS, encoded by the coding sequence ATGATTCACTTTTTCTACAACCTCCTTCTTCTCATACTCCTCCCCTTTATCCTTCCATATTTCATATATCGCGTTGCGATAGGGAAAGAGAGTGCCGACAGTCTTCGCGAGAAGATGGGATTTATCAAAAGCCCCCCTCCGCCCGGCGGCGGGATTTGGGTACATGCCGTCTCCGTGGGTGAAACGAACGTATCGATACCGCTGATAGATACGCTCCTCAGGGAGTATAAGGACAAGACGATAACCTTCTCGGCAAGCACATCCACAGGGATGGGATTGGCCCGCTCAAAACTCAAAAGACAGATGGATGAAAATCCTGGCAGGCTTAACATAATTCACTTCCCATACGATTTCCCCTTCGCCGTGAAAGCCTCGCTTCGGCACATCGACCCGGCAACTTTCATATTCTTCGAAACGGAAATATGGCCGAACTTCCTCCATCAATGCCGCAATAGAGGTGTTGCGACCGTGCTGGTGAACGGCAGGATCTCCGATAGGTCGATGACGCGCTATATGAAAGCAAGGATATTTATCGCGCCATATATCTCTTCAATTACTCTCCTCCTGATGCAGTCGCAAAAAGATCTTGAAAAGATAGTCATACTTGGGGCAAGACCCGAAACTGTAAAAGTTTGCGGAAACATGAAATTCGACCAGTCACTCCAGAAGGTGCACAGCAGGGAAGAGATTCGCCGGGAGTTCCAGATACCGCTGGATGTCCCGGTAATTATTTATTCAAGCACTCATTCAGGCGAGGATCGCCCTCTACTTGAGGCCTTCCTGAGGCTTCGTGAAAAGATAAACGCTCTTTTCGCAATCATCGCGCCCCGCCACCCGAACAGAGCGGATGAAATATCGGATATATGCAAAACGGTCGGCATCTATCCGGCGAGACGATCGAACAGGGAAAAGCCGGATACACTTCTCCTCCTCGACACGATAGGGGAACTGGGAAACCTCTACGGCGCAACCGATATTGCGGTGATAGGAGGGAGTTTCATCCCTCACGGCGGACAGAATCCGCTTGAGGCCTCTTCATGGAAGATCCCTGTTCTGTTCGGCCCGCATATGGAAAACTTCAGAACCATTACCCCTCAGCTGATAGATGCTGGAGCCGCTTTCGAAACGGCAGACATAAAAGAGCTGGAAACCGAAATTGAAAGGCTTCTAAAGGACGAACCTGAAAGGAAAAGAGCTGGACTTGCCGGTTATGAGACCATACTGAACAACCGGGGAGCCTTGAAAAACAGTTTTATAGAGATATCAAAACTCATAAGAAATAAAGAGAGCGTGAAAAGCTAA
- the recN gene encoding DNA repair protein RecN produces MLKKLKIKNIGLISGLEMEFGEGLNILTGETGAGKSMILSALNLLLGERADYSNLKDKNLDGFAEALISAETILSPIPDFVEQGIEPEEGEYIIRRLLQKEGKSRIVVNGNAITLASLKNGAEKMVDIHGQHEHQALLKKDSHLPWLDLYLKLIKESGEVSKLLTQIRELEEKLAEHNERQKNAVERRELLEFKLNEIEKAGLNIDEEGELEKEQKVLANAEELRQAGQRLFDRLYDSETSILSGLEESAKDIEKLGRIDPFFSQYSALFSDMSAQISDSAREILSRTTDVEDDPARLETVEERIALIERLKKKYKSDLPGLLKMLDETREELDSIVTASDVTEKLEKEIASQKLALGRKAEGLHKKRIEGIAGFKKTVEEELAGLNMGSARFAVEVLLPESDGGEGYTLDGKPARMFHHGFGSFQFLISTNEGQEPRPLVKIASGGEVSRIMLALKTAIGKIQPVPVLVFDEIDSGIGGKTADLVGEKLKKLSKSCQIFCITHLSQIARQADHHFVVKKTVKNNDTDVSIVKLSDEERVEELARMQAGKEVTETARQHAREMIGN; encoded by the coding sequence ATGCTTAAAAAGCTGAAGATAAAGAACATAGGGCTCATATCCGGCCTCGAAATGGAGTTCGGCGAAGGGCTCAACATCCTGACTGGCGAAACAGGCGCCGGAAAATCGATGATCCTCTCCGCGCTCAACCTTCTCCTTGGGGAGCGAGCGGACTACTCCAACCTGAAGGATAAAAACCTGGACGGATTTGCCGAAGCCTTGATATCCGCTGAAACGATACTCTCCCCTATCCCCGATTTTGTGGAACAGGGAATAGAGCCCGAAGAGGGGGAATACATAATCAGACGTTTGCTTCAAAAAGAGGGCAAAAGCCGCATCGTGGTAAACGGGAATGCCATCACCCTCGCATCGCTCAAGAACGGCGCGGAAAAAATGGTCGATATCCACGGACAGCATGAGCACCAAGCCCTGCTGAAAAAGGACAGCCACCTCCCCTGGCTCGATCTCTACCTGAAATTGATAAAGGAATCGGGCGAAGTTTCGAAACTCCTCACGCAGATAAGAGAGTTGGAAGAGAAACTCGCTGAGCACAACGAGCGACAGAAGAATGCCGTCGAAAGACGAGAACTCCTCGAATTCAAACTGAATGAGATCGAAAAGGCGGGCCTCAATATCGACGAGGAGGGGGAGCTGGAAAAGGAACAAAAGGTGCTCGCGAACGCCGAAGAGCTTCGACAGGCGGGGCAGAGACTGTTCGACCGCCTCTACGATTCCGAAACGTCAATCCTCTCCGGCCTGGAGGAATCTGCAAAGGATATTGAAAAACTCGGCAGGATAGACCCCTTCTTCAGCCAATACTCCGCTCTCTTCTCCGATATGTCCGCGCAGATCTCCGACAGCGCAAGGGAGATACTCTCGCGCACGACCGACGTGGAGGACGACCCGGCGCGCCTGGAAACGGTCGAAGAGAGGATAGCTCTCATTGAGAGGCTGAAAAAAAAGTACAAGTCGGATCTCCCCGGACTCCTGAAGATGCTGGACGAAACGAGGGAAGAACTTGATTCGATCGTCACGGCAAGCGACGTTACCGAAAAGCTCGAAAAGGAGATAGCCTCCCAAAAACTTGCCCTCGGTCGGAAAGCCGAGGGATTGCATAAAAAACGTATCGAAGGGATCGCCGGTTTCAAGAAAACTGTCGAAGAAGAGCTGGCGGGTCTCAACATGGGCTCCGCCCGCTTTGCCGTGGAAGTATTGCTTCCGGAATCGGATGGAGGCGAAGGTTATACTCTCGATGGAAAACCGGCCAGGATGTTCCACCACGGTTTCGGTAGTTTCCAGTTCCTTATATCCACCAATGAAGGGCAGGAGCCAAGGCCGCTAGTGAAGATCGCTTCCGGGGGAGAAGTATCCCGCATCATGCTCGCTCTCAAAACCGCCATCGGGAAGATACAGCCGGTCCCGGTACTGGTGTTCGATGAGATAGACAGCGGCATCGGAGGGAAGACGGCTGACCTTGTCGGGGAGAAGTTGAAAAAGCTCTCCAAGAGTTGCCAGATATTCTGCATCACGCACCTCTCCCAGATAGCGCGCCAGGCGGACCATCACTTCGTCGTAAAGAAAACGGTGAAGAACAACGATACGGACGTCTCCATCGTGAAATTGAGCGACGAGGAGCGTGTCGAAGAGCTTGCGCGTATGCAGGCAGGAAAAGAGGTCACCGAAACCGCCCGCCAACACGCCAGGGAAATGATCGGTAATTGA
- a CDS encoding phosphotransferase produces MEIPTNRSIIKLQGDASTREYFRLNFDDPAHLPKTMILMKLPAPFIEAENDFLILREYLHDCGVPVPEIFGKRPAEGEIYLDDCGDLLLEGALTSASADEITRHYMNVIDILVKMQVHCTSSLAIGNPATTRKFDTAKYMYELEHAKKWFIIGHLKKNLSPEEDRKLTDWFLKLVTPLEEEPLVFSHRDYHSRNIMIKDGNYFILDFQDAMMGPAQYDLVSLLFDSYVRLDDGIRNRLAAYYIEKLNSEEGNPVKGVNIAKNLIRISLQRNIKALGTFGFQAESRKNPFFLKYVPNTFDYVKSNIVKIDEFAESAEWILSLLAP; encoded by the coding sequence ATGGAAATTCCTACAAACCGCTCCATTATAAAACTTCAGGGCGACGCCTCCACGAGGGAATATTTCCGGTTGAACTTCGACGATCCGGCCCACTTGCCGAAAACCATGATACTTATGAAACTCCCGGCCCCTTTCATCGAAGCTGAAAACGACTTTCTGATACTTCGGGAGTACCTGCACGATTGCGGCGTTCCGGTCCCGGAAATTTTCGGGAAACGCCCCGCCGAAGGGGAGATCTACCTCGACGACTGCGGTGACCTCCTCCTTGAAGGGGCCTTGACATCCGCCAGCGCCGATGAAATTACGCGACACTATATGAACGTAATAGATATCCTCGTGAAAATGCAGGTGCACTGCACATCCTCACTGGCAATCGGGAATCCGGCTACAACCAGGAAATTCGATACTGCAAAGTACATGTATGAGCTTGAACATGCGAAAAAGTGGTTCATCATCGGCCATTTGAAAAAGAACCTCTCGCCGGAGGAAGACAGAAAGCTGACCGACTGGTTCCTGAAACTTGTAACCCCGCTTGAGGAAGAGCCGCTTGTTTTCTCCCACAGGGATTATCATTCACGCAATATCATGATCAAGGATGGTAATTATTTCATCCTCGATTTTCAGGATGCCATGATGGGCCCGGCACAGTACGACCTCGTCTCCCTTCTGTTCGACAGCTACGTCAGGCTTGATGACGGTATACGAAACAGGCTCGCCGCATATTACATTGAAAAGCTGAACAGTGAGGAGGGAAATCCCGTAAAGGGTGTCAACATAGCAAAAAACCTCATCAGGATCTCGCTTCAGCGCAATATCAAGGCGCTCGGCACATTCGGCTTCCAGGCTGAATCGAGGAAAAATCCCTTTTTCCTGAAATATGTACCGAATACCTTCGATTATGTAAAATCAAACATAGTGAAAATAGACGAGTTTGCTGAAAGCGCGGAATGGATTCTTTCGCTTCTAGCCCCCTAA
- a CDS encoding protein-glutamate O-methyltransferase CheR produces MIKLTDEELAVMSKVINRECGILYDSAKKYLFEARLQERLYDLRLSSFTEYLPLIDGPKSSKTEIEHFINAVTTNETSFFRNVAQIDALVNILLPEILRVKKTSGNNKVKIWSAASSSGEEIYTIAMILARKNAIPKGISLELYASDINTEVLAMAEAGNYSKHSLRNMPPEYRENFFENHTDWYKLKKEKLPKVRFDRINLLNPKYPQGYDNFDVVFCANILIYFGIETKRKVVDGISKIMGDNSYFFTGHSETLHNVSKNFKLVNANGIPVYQKL; encoded by the coding sequence ATGATCAAACTCACGGACGAAGAGCTTGCGGTGATGTCAAAAGTCATCAACCGGGAATGCGGCATCCTTTATGATTCCGCTAAAAAATACCTGTTTGAAGCCCGGCTTCAGGAGAGGCTTTACGACCTGAGACTTTCGAGTTTCACAGAATACCTTCCCCTTATTGACGGCCCAAAGAGTAGTAAAACCGAGATCGAACACTTCATAAACGCCGTAACCACGAATGAAACGTCGTTCTTCAGAAACGTCGCGCAGATAGACGCCCTTGTAAACATACTTTTGCCAGAAATATTGCGTGTAAAAAAAACATCCGGCAATAACAAGGTAAAGATATGGAGCGCCGCAAGCTCCTCCGGTGAAGAGATATATACCATCGCGATGATACTTGCGCGTAAAAACGCAATCCCAAAAGGGATATCCCTTGAACTGTACGCAAGCGATATAAATACGGAAGTTCTGGCAATGGCCGAAGCCGGAAACTACTCAAAACACTCCCTTCGAAACATGCCGCCGGAATACAGGGAGAATTTCTTCGAAAATCACACCGATTGGTACAAGCTGAAAAAGGAGAAACTCCCCAAAGTTCGGTTCGACAGGATCAACCTGCTCAATCCCAAATACCCTCAGGGATATGATAACTTCGACGTCGTATTCTGCGCCAACATCCTTATCTACTTCGGCATTGAAACCAAAAGAAAGGTCGTTGATGGAATATCGAAAATAATGGGGGATAACAGCTATTTTTTTACGGGACACTCGGAAACGTTGCACAATGTTTCGAAAAACTTTAAACTTGTCAACGCTAACGGGATACCCGTTTACCAAAAACTGTAA
- a CDS encoding GGDEF domain-containing protein, protein MARKYPSTSDTVKKLLPFLTEKKIKMTPDNYRLFFDYFQGAKDEIVKEVDTLIKAGTHFTPDLLERVYKKFYVRDLNEELTKKVQGEISTAEAVSSKAGEILLKAIKEVIAGIESTSDYGENLSHFSKKAEKTKSLNDLKELLQQLLKDTAETHKQNQNILNKLEDSNKLLHNLNQQLEESQSEARIDTLTKLLNRRSFNESMEKALKYVSNDNKCSLVLIDIDHFKKFNDSFGHIIGDKLLVAVSDKMKKSVTERCTVCRYGGEEFAVICHGMPLDEAAQIADKIRGVVYDWEFTVRGERVPVTVSVGVSELSKSDDINSTVKRADKALYLAKTGGRNRVATETEITNA, encoded by the coding sequence ATGGCTAGGAAATATCCAAGTACCAGCGATACCGTAAAGAAACTCCTTCCTTTCCTAACTGAGAAGAAGATCAAGATGACCCCCGACAACTACCGCCTGTTCTTTGATTACTTCCAGGGGGCAAAGGACGAGATAGTGAAGGAAGTCGACACTCTTATCAAGGCCGGAACGCATTTCACGCCAGACCTCCTGGAAAGGGTATACAAAAAATTCTACGTTCGGGATCTCAACGAAGAACTTACCAAAAAAGTGCAGGGTGAAATTTCCACAGCGGAGGCGGTGAGCAGCAAGGCCGGCGAGATCCTTTTGAAAGCCATCAAGGAAGTAATAGCGGGGATCGAATCCACCTCCGATTACGGCGAGAATCTGAGCCACTTCAGCAAGAAGGCGGAAAAGACAAAATCGCTCAACGATCTTAAGGAACTCCTCCAGCAACTCCTGAAAGACACTGCCGAAACACACAAACAGAACCAGAACATTCTCAACAAACTTGAAGATTCGAACAAACTTCTGCACAATCTCAACCAGCAACTTGAGGAATCTCAATCCGAAGCCAGGATCGACACCCTCACCAAACTTCTTAACCGGAGGTCGTTCAACGAGTCGATGGAAAAAGCGCTTAAATACGTCTCCAACGACAATAAATGCTCGCTTGTTCTTATAGATATCGACCACTTTAAAAAATTCAACGACTCCTTCGGACATATCATCGGGGATAAGCTTCTAGTCGCCGTCTCGGACAAGATGAAAAAATCGGTCACGGAGCGATGCACAGTATGCAGGTACGGCGGGGAGGAATTCGCCGTAATCTGCCACGGCATGCCGCTTGATGAGGCGGCACAAATAGCGGATAAAATAAGGGGAGTGGTATACGATTGGGAATTCACCGTCAGAGGTGAGAGGGTGCCGGTAACCGTCAGCGTCGGCGTAAGCGAACTCTCCAAGTCCGACGACATAAATTCAACGGTAAAGAGGGCGGACAAGGCGCTATATCTGGCCAAAACCGGGGGGAGGAACCGTGTCGCTACCGAAACAGAAATAACCAATGCTTAA
- a CDS encoding NAD(+)/NADH kinase, with product MKNKPVKSIGIIVKPKSPLAPQAIARVMEWGAKNGVEILTDRTTGKIVKEKGVEHSTLLDSVDVLLILGGDGTLLASARMATNHSVPLLGVNLGSLGFITEVAYEEMERALEKLKHGDFDIENRLMVNVTVESDKDSINLVALNDVVLSRKNIAKMIELSITVNKEYVTDYKADGLIISSPTGSTAYALSAGGPILYPTLDALVICPICPHTLSNRPLVVPGNFVIEVDLHEGQETIIATLDGQESIDIQEHDHLTISCSEKITRLVKVPGRTHFDTLRSKLGWGGSSKPNG from the coding sequence ATGAAAAATAAACCTGTCAAATCCATCGGTATCATCGTGAAACCGAAAAGTCCGCTCGCTCCTCAGGCCATTGCCCGCGTCATGGAATGGGGGGCTAAAAACGGGGTGGAGATCCTGACCGACAGAACAACCGGAAAGATCGTAAAGGAAAAAGGGGTGGAACACTCCACACTTCTCGATTCGGTAGACGTACTCCTTATCCTTGGAGGGGATGGTACGCTCCTTGCCTCCGCAAGGATGGCGACCAACCATTCAGTGCCTCTACTCGGCGTAAACCTTGGAAGTCTTGGATTCATCACCGAGGTCGCCTATGAAGAAATGGAGCGTGCCCTGGAAAAGCTGAAACATGGCGATTTCGACATCGAGAACCGGCTAATGGTGAACGTGACCGTCGAGAGCGACAAGGATTCCATCAACCTGGTCGCTTTGAACGACGTGGTGCTCTCAAGGAAAAATATCGCCAAGATGATTGAACTCTCCATCACCGTAAACAAGGAATACGTTACCGATTACAAGGCGGATGGACTGATTATATCAAGCCCCACCGGCTCCACCGCGTACGCCCTTAGCGCCGGAGGTCCGATCCTCTACCCCACCCTCGACGCGCTTGTCATATGCCCCATCTGCCCTCACACGCTTTCGAACCGCCCTCTCGTTGTACCCGGCAATTTCGTCATAGAGGTTGACCTGCATGAAGGGCAGGAAACGATCATCGCCACCCTGGACGGTCAGGAGAGCATCGATATACAGGAACATGACCATCTGACTATCTCATGCTCGGAAAAGATCACCCGGCTTGTCAAGGTTCCAGGAAGGACGCATTTTGATACCTTGCGTAGCAAACTCGGATGGGGAGGCTCGTCAAAACCAAATGGCTAG